In the genome of Pyrobaculum islandicum DSM 4184, the window GTTGCTTGTTCTTAAGGACTATTTCCTGAAATCTGCTTTCTTCACCCAATCGTCTTGCTGGATCCCCACAACATGTCTCCTCGTCGCCAAGTATCGCAATTTTGTCTAGCATACCAGCTTTCCTTAATATATCAACGAAGGCTTTAATTATCTCTCTAGCTCTTCCGTCAAAACTTCCCATACAGCCAACCCATAGTAGGTATTCTGCGTCTGGATTTTCGCTTATTGTCTTTACGCCAAGCTCTCTAAGCCAATCGTGTCTACCTACATTGGGGCTAGACATCGTATTTCCATATTGTGAAATAGAGAGAAGAACATCTGCAATTTTCCTGTCTACCCTGCCTTGGGCTACTAATGCACGTCTCACGCCGTATATAACATCAAGGTGGTTTACCCGCACGGGGCAACTATAAACGCACATACCGCATGTTGTACATGCCCAAGCTTGGTGCTCAAGTTTTATAGCTAGTTCAAAACCCGGGTTGTTGGAGTTTAGAGAAACCGTTCTCACCACAAATCTCGGTGAGAGAAGACGGCCAGCGGCGACGGCAGGACAGCCCTCGTCGCATGCGCCTATCTCGCCACAAGACTGACAAGATAGCAAAACTTCGCGATCTACGTCCGAGATCTTCTCATACCCAAATTTTACATTTTCAATGTCTGAAACCTCGTCTAGCCTAAAGGGAATCTTAAAAGAGGTTAGCTCTCTGTCGTAATTTATTATCAGGTTAGCAGCTGGCTTTACGTAGAAGAGGGCAAGGAAAACATTTCTTACAGTACCTATTAATAACGAAAGCTTAGGAATAAACACCGATAGTAATATATCTAAGAACGTCAGGACAATTATACATAGAAGGATTATCTGCATCTTATTAGACTCTCTTATAAACTCTTTATCTGCGTTAAGTCTCTTGTGTATGACATTACTCCTTATAAGCACCCTAGCTCTATATATTGTCGCCATAATTAAACCAGCCATTATCGGTAAACTAATGATCCATAAGATAAGAGATAAGGAAAAGATAGAGCTAGAGATTGCCAGAAGTAATGAGAGAATTACACCAGAAGCAATTGAGAAATGCATATACCCCACTCCTCCTTTTAGTGCTTCTCTAAATTCGTAAAGTATTAACTTGGTAATATTGATTTTTCTCTTATTATATAGCTTTACTCTTCCAAGTAAAAGAATTATAAAGACAACAAAAGTTACTAAGAACAATAACATTAGTAATTCATCTATCATAAGTTATAGGGCACCGTACTTAAATAAAGATGACCTTAGATTTCTCCCAAAATATTCTTACATATTATGTCGAAAACGCAACTATGGCATTTTTTGTTCTCAGGCGGTTTATCCGATTCCAAAATTTGTCTTATTTCCTTTAAAAGTTTAAGAGCATTATCGTCTCTTTCTACTATTTCTACTCTGTTTCTGTATACTAAGTATCCGTATTTTGCATTTAAGAGATGTATATATATCTGTAATTGTCTCCTATGCGCCTCCCTTGTCGCTGTACCGGCTTTGATTTCTACTGGGATAAGATTACGGCCTTTCTTAACTACGACATCTATAACGCCTACTAAATCGCCTATCTCCACCTTGTATTCTATAATAACGTTGTCAAAAACGGAAACAGCTCTTTCGTATCTTTCATGAAGTAATCTTCCACGAATAAGCGATACTGCAGAACCTTTTGTAAATAGTTTCAACCTTAGTTTATGTTGTACCCATAGTAGTCTTGGACAATACTCAAAATCGTTAATAACAGAGGGCGATATGCGCTTGAAATCATACCTATATGCATAAATATCGGGAAATAACCTAAAGATCTCTTGCTCTTTTTTCAACTCCTCTAACGCACCTTCAGCGTCTAAGTTTTCTAAGTCATCACAATTTATAAGACGACAAATCGGCCTAGGCCGTAGCAATTCCATCTCCTACTCTCAAAATTCTGCCAAATATTCTAGTGGGGCCATTTCTAAAGATAAAAACGCCGCTGTCTATATGCCATGGCCTCACAAACTCTATTTTAACTACGCCGCTATCGCCGACCATGAGCTCCCCTTTATCAATCTCCTTTATATACGCATTTGTCCTAACAGCCTTGTAGTGAAAAACTCCGGAAAATCCGGCTTTAATTACTGTCGGATGTCTCAATACAAGAACCTCGGCGAGCACCTCCCTACTTGCCCCAAGAGGTTTGCTAGATAAAACCATGCCTTTTTCTACTTTATCTACCTTGTCTAGCCCCAGAGTAATAAAGCTGCCGGCTTTTGCAGATTCTACAGGCGTTCTATTAAGATGGATAGATTTTATAGACGTGGAAATCCACCTCCCATCACTATAGGGGCCTATCCAAAGTTTGTCCCCTACCCTTACAATTCCCCTCTCTATTAACCCACCGACTACAACGCCCACTCCCTTTACTAAGTAAATATCAGATATATACATCAAGAAGTCTCCTCTATAATCCCACGTCTTTCTCTTAGGCAACAGAGAGAGAAACTTCAGAAGTAGATCTAGCCCATGGCCTGTCACGTTGGAGGTAAAAAATATAGGGGCTACACGTCCTGAAGACAAGGCTCTTGCCGCTAATACGACATCGCCCACCTCTTTTATGACATAGGGTATCTTGCTAACTCCCGGCATTTTTAAAATCCTAGTGACGTCTTCTAAAGTCCTTTGAAAAACCTCTTGAGGCGCTACATCTACCCTGGTAATTACAACAAATACAGGCACGCCAAGGGCAACTGCTATGCCTAAGTGTTCTTTTGTCATTTTCTGTACGCCCGAGTTCGCCGCCACGACTAACATAACGTAATCCGGTTGCGAACTAAAGAGACCTCTAAGCGCCGTCCTTAAATACCTCTCGTGCCCTCCTACGTCGACTAGGAGAACTAATTTGTCAGACCTTTTATATACCTCAGCTTCGTCAAGCGGATCGAGTAAACTATGGTTAACTACAACATCGCCGTTAAAACCCAGAAGTCTCATAGATACAGAGGAAGTACGCCCAGTTAACACCTCGTGTTTATACCTAGACGCATATGACCTAGCCAGACCTCTTCCATCGTCTAACCTCCCCGTAGTTAAAACTCCCACTAACGTAGATTTTCCAGCATCTACATTACCAAGAACAACCACTGTGACTGTAGGAGGCGGCTCCTCCCTAACGGCCGCTCTTAACAAGACCTCAGCGACCTTCCCCTTGATACCCTCGGAAATCCTCAATATGTATACAGAGGCGCTTGCTCGTTTGGCAACCTCTCGCAGTATGTCAAGCGCCTTGATTAGCTCCTCGTCAGAGAGTCCCTCAGGTCTCCCGTCATCTGACACACCTATGAGATATACCGCCTCTCCTCCTCCCTCATATAGACGTCGTTTCAATTGGCCTGCTAGCCTATCTATATCATCGGCATTAAGCATGAGTTTATATTCGACATTCCCATCTTCGCTCTCAGGAGGAAAACCCACGTAAAAAAGCCAAAAGTTTTTAAAAACCTTAAAGAGGCAGTAGTCCAAATGGATATATACCAATTGCTACGTTAGCCAACACTATGGCATATGCAAAAACTACAGACAGCGTGTTTAAGACCTTTATTAACGGGTTCAGCGAGGGACCTGAGGTGTCCTTAAACGGATCTCCTACGGTATCGCCT includes:
- a CDS encoding (Fe-S)-binding protein, producing MIDELLMLLFLVTFVVFIILLLGRVKLYNKRKINITKLILYEFREALKGGVGYMHFSIASGVILSLLLAISSSIFSLSLILWIISLPIMAGLIMATIYRARVLIRSNVIHKRLNADKEFIRESNKMQIILLCIIVLTFLDILLSVFIPKLSLLIGTVRNVFLALFYVKPAANLIINYDRELTSFKIPFRLDEVSDIENVKFGYEKISDVDREVLLSCQSCGEIGACDEGCPAVAAGRLLSPRFVVRTVSLNSNNPGFELAIKLEHQAWACTTCGMCVYSCPVRVNHLDVIYGVRRALVAQGRVDRKIADVLLSISQYGNTMSSPNVGRHDWLRELGVKTISENPDAEYLLWVGCMGSFDGRAREIIKAFVDILRKAGMLDKIAILGDEETCCGDPARRLGEESRFQEIVLKNKQLFEKYGIKKLITICPHGYNVFKNEYKEFGINLDVYHHVQIIQQLIEEGRIVVKRGDTVFTIHDPCYLARYNRVVKPQRRILVKLGDIKEPPRHGERTFCCGAGGANYWYDVPEEKRISHIRFEELVSTGASTIVTLCPFCNAMLLDAKRTKESSVEVKDIAEVVLESLKEERLIENTPGDKGASSKIS
- the cas4 gene encoding CRISPR-associated protein Cas4, which codes for MELLRPRPICRLINCDDLENLDAEGALEELKKEQEIFRLFPDIYAYRYDFKRISPSVINDFEYCPRLLWVQHKLRLKLFTKGSAVSLIRGRLLHERYERAVSVFDNVIIEYKVEIGDLVGVIDVVVKKGRNLIPVEIKAGTATREAHRRQLQIYIHLLNAKYGYLVYRNRVEIVERDDNALKLLKEIRQILESDKPPENKKCHSCVFDIICKNILGEI
- a CDS encoding GTP-binding protein, translated to MGFPPESEDGNVEYKLMLNADDIDRLAGQLKRRLYEGGGEAVYLIGVSDDGRPEGLSDEELIKALDILREVAKRASASVYILRISEGIKGKVAEVLLRAAVREEPPPTVTVVVLGNVDAGKSTLVGVLTTGRLDDGRGLARSYASRYKHEVLTGRTSSVSMRLLGFNGDVVVNHSLLDPLDEAEVYKRSDKLVLLVDVGGHERYLRTALRGLFSSQPDYVMLVVAANSGVQKMTKEHLGIAVALGVPVFVVITRVDVAPQEVFQRTLEDVTRILKMPGVSKIPYVIKEVGDVVLAARALSSGRVAPIFFTSNVTGHGLDLLLKFLSLLPKRKTWDYRGDFLMYISDIYLVKGVGVVVGGLIERGIVRVGDKLWIGPYSDGRWISTSIKSIHLNRTPVESAKAGSFITLGLDKVDKVEKGMVLSSKPLGASREVLAEVLVLRHPTVIKAGFSGVFHYKAVRTNAYIKEIDKGELMVGDSGVVKIEFVRPWHIDSGVFIFRNGPTRIFGRILRVGDGIATA